TCGGCGTCGCCGGCGCCGCGGCGGCGACTGGTGTCGGCTACGGTTGCGGACTCGTCGTCGGGATCGCGATGGCGCTTCGCGGCCGCGGCGAGTTTTCCCTTTCGCGGGAGGCCTGTACGCTCGAGGTCGCCGACTGGCGTGAAATCGTCGACATCGGCTGGCCGAACGGCGGGCAGCACGTCTCGAGTCAGTCCGCGCGCGTCGGGATGATCTGGCTCGTCGTGCTCGTCGGCGACGCCGTGGGACTGGCCGCGTTCACGATCGGCGCGCGCGTTTCGACCGTCGCCTTCGTGCCGGCGATGGGGCTCCAGCAGGCCGCACAGAGTATGATCGGCCAGAGCCTCGGCGCCGAGTTGCCCGAGCGGGCGCGGCGGACGACCTGGATCGGCGTTGCCATCGCGAGCGCAGGGCTCTGTCTCGTCGGTGCGATCCAGTGGCTGGTGCCCGAACCGCTCTCGGTGCTTTTCGTCCCCGGTGCGACCGCCGCGGAACTCGAGGTCGCCGCCGAGTACTTGCGGATCCTCGCGTACGGCTACTGGGCGATCGGCGCGACCTACCTGCTGCAGGCCGGCTTCAACGGGGCCCGACGAACGCGGACGAGCCTCGTCGCGACGCTGCTGCAGTACTGGCTCGTCCGGCTGCCGATCGCCGCCGCGGCCGGCCTCGTTCTCGGCACTGACGTAACGGGCGTCTTCTGGGCCGTTACCCTGTCGAACGTCGTTGCGGCGATCGGCCTGGGCTGGTACTACCGGTACGAGACCTCGAGCGGGATGAACGTCCGCGCCGCAGATGCGGCAGCGGTCGAGGCGGCAGGTTGACGGGGATACCGAGGCGACACGGTGCTCACGGGAACACGATTCATGACACGCTCCGATCGGGACGGCGGCGTCAAGGAACTCGTCCGGCGCCACTGGAACGGCCGCGCGGCGACGTTCGACGACGCGAGCCACCACGGCATTCACGGCGACGAACAGCGCGAGCGGTGGCTGTCGGTGCTCCGCGAGTGGACTGACACCGGCGACGACGCCGGTTCCGGGTCGCAGGACCGCCGCGTCCTCGACGTCGGCTGCGGCACCGGCGTCGTCTCGCTGCTGCTGGCCGAACTGGGCCACGACGTCACTGGCGTCGACTTCGCCCCCGAAATGCTCGAGCGCGCCCGGACGAAGGCCCGCGCGGCCGACCGTCCCGACCGTTCAATCGCCTTCTGCCGCGGCGACGCAGAGGCGCTCCCGCTGCCCGACGGCGCGTTCGATGTCGTGACGGCTCGCCATCTCATCTGGACGCTTCCGAACCCGCAAACGGCGCTCGCGGAGTGGCAACGCGTCCTCGAGCCCGGCGGTCGCCTTGTATTGCTCGAGGGTTACTGGGACCACGACGAGCCGTGGGACGAGTACGAAGCCGTCCACGAGGACCTGCCGCTGTACGACGGCCGACCGGCCGACGCGCTCCGCGAGGAACTCGAGCGGGCGGGACTACGGGATATCGAGCACGAGCCGCTGTCGGATCCGGCGCTGTGGGGACGGGAGCCGCGCCACGAGTACTACGGTATCGCGGGGACGGTTCCCGAGTGAGGGCCGTTGGTCGGTCCCGGACTGCGTTCTCGAATCCGGCTCGAGCACTGCTCGACCGCGACCCGCGCCACCGCTGCTGGGCGCCGGCCGGAAAGGGCACCCTACCGCGATAGCTTTACGGCGGAGAGCGGAATACGACGGTCCGAAATGGCCCGCTCGACGCCGGACTGGCTCCACCTCACTGACGACGAAACCGTCGTCTGGGAGAGTCGTCCCCATCCGATCACGATGGGTGTCAGAGTACCGATCGCCGTCCTGGTCGCCGTCGTCGGAATCGCGCTCATCGTCGTGGACCTCACGGGCGCCGACGGCGCGGGGCTCACCGCGCTGCTCGGCGCGCTCCTCGTCCTCGGCGGCGCCGGCGTCGCGCTCGTCCGGTACGCCGTCTGGACGACCACCCGCTACGTGATCACCTCCGAGGAACTGTACAAGAAATGCGGCATCGTCTCGCGAGACGTCACCCAGTTTCGGATCGACCGCATCCAGAACACTACGCTCGAGCAGGACATGCTCGGCCGGCTGCTGGGTTACGGCGACCTGACGATCTACACCGCGGGCTCGGGCGACCCCGAACTGACCTTCGAGCGCACGCCCCGCCCCGAGCGGGCCAACGGCGCGCTCAACGACCAGCTCGGGGAACTGGTCGAGGCGAAGCGAACGCAGCGACGGCAGCCGACCTGAGCCGGCTATCGGCCCGATCGGGGCCGACTCGCCGCCCGACCGGCACCCGATCGCGAGCGGCCGGGAAGGAAACGCCTTTGACCCGACGCTCCCCCTATCCGTGTGATGGAGGTCGCCGAGGTTCTCCCCGAATTCGCCGACGCTTTCGCCTTCGAGGAGTTCAACCGGATGCAACGCGAGGCGCTGCCCGCACTGCTCGAGCGCGAGGAAAACGTGGTCGCGAGCGCCCCGACGGCGTCGGGGAAGACCGCCCTCGCCGAGTTGGCGATCTGTAAGGCCCTGGCCGACGGCGGCACCGCGCTCTTTATCGCGCCGCTGCGGGCCCTGACCAACGAGAAGGAGGACGACTGGGACCGCTTCGAGAACCTCGACTACTCGGTCTACGTCGTCACGGGCGAGCGCGATCTGAACCCGCGGCGCGCGCGCCGCGCGGACATCCTCGTGATGACCCCCGAGAAACTCGACTCGGCGACCCGCAAACACGACTCCCGGCGGTACGACTTCGTCACCGACGTCGACGTCTGCGTCATCGACGAGGTGCACTTGCTGGATGCGGACCGGCGGGGCTCGGTGCTCGAGGTGACGAT
The DNA window shown above is from Halopiger xanaduensis SH-6 and carries:
- a CDS encoding MATE family efflux transporter, whose translation is MMALERDEITSGPIPRTLALLALPLFVQNLVQVLQQVIDTLWLGRHSLEAVAAVGINFPLTGLLAAVAIGVGVGTQVLVSQRVGADELAAGRRAAFNGTVLGLVVGAGTGLATWAVARDVVALFGAGAVVTEYAAAYLAVYALVFAVLAASEALEAGFIGWGDTRAALYVNAVAVAVNVVVDPFLIFGWWIAPELGVAGAAAATGVGYGCGLVVGIAMALRGRGEFSLSREACTLEVADWREIVDIGWPNGGQHVSSQSARVGMIWLVVLVGDAVGLAAFTIGARVSTVAFVPAMGLQQAAQSMIGQSLGAELPERARRTTWIGVAIASAGLCLVGAIQWLVPEPLSVLFVPGATAAELEVAAEYLRILAYGYWAIGATYLLQAGFNGARRTRTSLVATLLQYWLVRLPIAAAAGLVLGTDVTGVFWAVTLSNVVAAIGLGWYYRYETSSGMNVRAADAAAVEAAG
- a CDS encoding class I SAM-dependent methyltransferase, with product MTRSDRDGGVKELVRRHWNGRAATFDDASHHGIHGDEQRERWLSVLREWTDTGDDAGSGSQDRRVLDVGCGTGVVSLLLAELGHDVTGVDFAPEMLERARTKARAADRPDRSIAFCRGDAEALPLPDGAFDVVTARHLIWTLPNPQTALAEWQRVLEPGGRLVLLEGYWDHDEPWDEYEAVHEDLPLYDGRPADALREELERAGLRDIEHEPLSDPALWGREPRHEYYGIAGTVPE
- a CDS encoding PH domain-containing protein translates to MARSTPDWLHLTDDETVVWESRPHPITMGVRVPIAVLVAVVGIALIVVDLTGADGAGLTALLGALLVLGGAGVALVRYAVWTTTRYVITSEELYKKCGIVSRDVTQFRIDRIQNTTLEQDMLGRLLGYGDLTIYTAGSGDPELTFERTPRPERANGALNDQLGELVEAKRTQRRQPT